The window tcagcacgaagctcgGCAAGCACCTCCGAAataggaacacgaccacgagcaagcagGTGAGCACGCCGAGGCTCAAACTTTGAGCGAAGGCGAGGTAGGAACTCGTGGAGACGATGAAACTCCAAGTCTGACCGCACAGTCTGACAACAGCGGCAAGTACCACAAACCACAGTCTGGAGAGAGTCAAGCTGACGCCAGATGGCAGAGCTCTGGGAGTAGAACTCATCAATAGAAGAGTCACCCTGCTGCagagcatgctcctgacgcacCACAGATAGGTAGAGAGCATCACCAGATGGCTGATATCAGTGACAAAGATAGGTCCACATCGCAGCAACAGTACCAAGACCCATGAACTCAGACGCAGACTGGGGTAAGACACTCGCAGTGAGAACCGGAGCCGCTCGAGCATCATCgttgcaccactgagtgtaagcagacagaTCATCCCGGTAAACAGAAAGAGCATCTGAGTAAGCGGATACCTGCTGATCATAAGCATCCACCGCAACATCATCAAGGGCCTTGGCTGCATCCCGATCAGCCTGAGAAGCGTCGGCAGCAAGAACAGGCGGGACCGGCGGGATAGGAGCCACAGGAGCAACATGACATGGCGGACAGGGGACCTCGCCAGAGAAAACGCCCCACAGGAGAAGACCGCGCATGTGGATGCACATGAAACCCACAAActcagcatagttggtgccatcgaaGATCACCGTGCACCGAGGGGCAACCACATATCCCGAGGAAGACATGGTGAGCCTTTTTTTGGTCAACTGCTACAGTGCGCCCGATCTAGATCAGGCAGACCCGCTCACGAGGGGAACGAAGCGGGGCTCGAGCAAATCGAGCGGACAAGGTGGCCAAGCGACAGCTGAAGGCCACGACCAGGAGGAGATCGCAGCTTGGGCTGCAGATCCAGATCGAGGGCCCATCCAGGCGGGAAGCAGCACCAGGCAAGAGCGGCCGGGACACCGGGCGAGAGCTGCCGGGCTGGGGCGACGTCCAGGCAGAGGCGGGCGCCGGTGGCCAGGTGCAGCAGCAGGGCGGCCAACCGGCAAAGCAGGAAGCAGGGGCGCCCGACCGGGCGGAGTAGGACAAGGCCGCCTCGAGCGCCGACGGCcagggcgcagcaggagcgggcgcCGGATCCAGCCGATCCAGCCGGACGGAAGGAGTCGGGCTTGGCCAAGAGAGAGACGGCCGGTGACGTACGGGAAACAGCCGGAATCGAGGTGAGCTAGGAGTGGCGCGCACGGAGTTGCATCGTGCGGGAGAGCGATGCTAACCTaacatctgataccatgttggatgAATGAGCAACTAGTATTCACTGAGGGTCAGAGGCCAGTACATATACATGTGTGGCAAAGTGCAGAGAACCCCTTATACATTGAGGATATACAGACAagagactatacacatctaacatgcGCTAACACAGGAAGAAGGATATATCTGGTGCAGAAAGTATCAGGGGCCACAAGAGCTTGATGAAGATTGTTGATGGCGCGACAAAGACAAGTTATGCATAAACCTTGtatattctttcttttttgcgggGTCATAAATCTTGGATGTTCAATCCAATAATTAATTAGGGTACACTTAAGAGATTTTATAgagtagggtgggggggggggggcagtggccccctttggcccatgaagctccgccactgcaCCAAACCATATATGCTCCCAATTTGaagaaattcaaatttgaacattcTGAAAAAATCTATAAAAAGTATGGACGTTGGCAACACATACGTATACAATCCCTAAAAAACTCAGATCCAAAATCTAAATATACGTTGAGGAATATAAAAGACAAATCCATCATGGTTAGTGTAAAGCTAAGACACAAGCAAAATGACATATTCATACATGAATTTCTCCTTTTTGTTTCTTCATGTGCGAATTTTTGGGGGCTGTGCACGCTTGTCCTGTGAGCACACATTCCCCTCCAATGAATTTTTAGAAACAATTGTGTCGCGGCATATTTAGAGATATCTAGCTATTGAAGACAAGGCTAAGTAAGAATAACGAATTGCACGTCATTTTTTTTATTGTCCTTTCTAAATTACGTTACAGCCACAAGATAGTCCTATCAACAATGACCCCGCGCAAAGATGTTAAGTAAGACATGCTCTAAGGACTGATATAATTGGATATTTTTTTTCCATGTCCGGTGAAACCATGCAACGTACAACTATGCAAAGGACAGGTTTTGGGTCTTCCCTGGCAGCGCCTCAACTGCTCCAATGGGCATATATATGCCTATATATGGTGCTTTGTTAAGTCCGTCGTCCGGTAGCACGACATCGCTGACGCACCAATTGAGGAatcgatgcaaaaaaaaaaaaacattgaGGAACGGAATAGGAATATGCGACGCGGTACTGTTTTGCCGGCCCTGATCTTCCCTGTCGGTGCTGACTTTTGTCATCTGTTCTTTGTAAAAAATGTAACGCGGATTATCAGCCAATTTCGCTACAGTTGTAGTAAGATCTTAAAAGGCGTTTAACATGAGCAGCTTTTCTCTgccatgtactctctccgttccaaaaatataagtctttttaaagatttcaataaaTGACCACATACTGTacaaaattagtgaatctacattttaaaatatgtctatatacatccgtatattgtagtccatttgaattgtctaaaaagacttatatttagaaacggaggcagTACGTACTGTAGTAGCAATGGCACTCCAAAAATAGATCATAACAAACAAAACCTAGTAGCAATGGCACTCCAAAAATAGATCATAACAAACAAAACCGTCAAGCATTTGAGCTTCACATACATATAAGAGACTGAAAGCTTCAACCGCCAAACGATACTGCTCAGGTACAGAGCAGCTAATAGACAGTGGCCGGGGAAGAACACAAGGGGCTGGTGGAAATCATCATAACAACATGCAACAAGGAGCAAAGGAAAATCAGCTCAAGAGATTATACAACCATGGCTGGAACTCACAAACATTACAACACGCACAACCATGGCTAGCACAACAATCAAATACGTATATATGTAAATGAAAGCAAGATCTTGCACAAAAGCAAACACAGCACAGTAAAAATAACCACCGTGGGATGCCAGAAATATATCATCTAAGTTTAACATCTGTTACATCACCACAACCATCATCAAAACCACAGTCTCAGTAGCACCACATACAAACAACAAGATAGTAAGGAAGACACATAGGGAGAAAAATACCGCGCCTCCCTTCACAGCAACAGCCAGCAGCAAAACATGACCCAAAGTTTAGAGCTTGTCCTCGAAATCGGATAGGGGGGTCATCTGCTCCTTGAGACCCTTCCTCTTGCGGATCTCCGTCACGAGCGTCGCCGACTGGGTGCCGGGGTCCAAAGGATCGGAGGCCATGATGTCCCAGTGGTCAAACACGCACTGGGGGAAGGCCTGGCCGGACGTCGCGGCCCTCAGGGTGCTCGAGAACCCGAAGGACTCGATGACGGGCAGGTAGGCCTTGATGTTGTAGAGTGGGGTACCTTGCCTCTGCATCTCCTCGAACACGTGCCCTCTCTTCTGATTCAGCACACCATAGATACCACCAAGTGCGTTCTCCGGGGCCTGGATCTCAACCAGGTACACGGGCTCCAGCAGCCTTGGCTTGGCAGTGAGCTGAGAAGCGTAAATGACCCTCCTCGCCGTTGGGATGACCTGACCACCACCCCTGTGAATAGCATCAGTGTGGAGAACAACATCACAGACCTCATAGCAGATGCCGCGCATGTTCTCCTCACATAGTGCTCCTTCTTTTGATGCCCACTGGAACCCAGCCACAACAGAGTCCTTGATTTCATTCAGGTACTGCACTCCCTTACACATGTCCACAACCATGTTGGGGCCAGTCGTCTCAGGTCCAAAGCACCAAATCTTCTTGGCGAGATCCTTGTCCCAACCAAACTCCTCAGACAGGATCTTGGAGCGCACCTTAGGATCATCGCGCGGGCCAATGCGGCCATCATCAATAGCCTCAGCCAATCCCTCCTCCAATGGGCGAGCTTCCATGTAAAGACGGTTATGCTTGTTGGGGGACTTGCTCATAACGGTACGGCAGGACTTCTCCAGAACAGTCTCACGGAAGGAGACGACAGGGGGGGAAACAATGATTTCAGCACCACCCATGAAGTCATCCTGCAGATCCTTCAAGCAGATTTCAAGATGAAGCTCTCCGGCTCCAGCGATGATATGCTCACCAGACTCTTCAATGGTACAGAGAACCATAGGATCAGACTTGGCCAGACGCTTCAAACCCTCAACAAGCTTAGGAAGATCAGAAGCCACCTTGCACTGAACAGCAACACGTACAACAGGGGACACAGAGAACTTCATTGCCCTGATTGGGCAGGCATCAACTTCCTTCTCGTTTGTCAGGGTTGCATTCTTGGTGATGAACTGATCCAAACCAACCAAAGCAACGGTGTTACCACAGGGAACATCCTCAACAGACTCTTGCTTCTTTCCCATCCAGATAACAGTCCGCTGGACACTCTTCACATATAGATCCTTCTTCTGGCCAGGAACAAAGTTGGGACCCATGATACGGACCTTCATGCCAGTTGCGACCCTCCCAGCGAAAACACGTCCAAAGGCAAAGAATCTACCCTTGTCAGATGCTGGAATCATCTTGGAGACATACAGCATAAGAGGACCTTCAGGGTCACAGTTTCTGATGGCATTTGCATATATGTCATCAAGGGGGCCCTCGTACAAGTTCTCCACACGATACCTCTGTGCCTTTGAAGGAGAAGGGAGATGAAATATCATCATCTCAAGCAGAGCACGACTGGCAGGCAGCCAAGTTTGCATCACACGCTTCATGAGAGCCTTGCCCATCAAGTCCTTCTCATCattcttcatggtcacaccaagcTTCTTCAACATAGGCCACAACTTATCCTTCTGGTCATTCATGCAGGTTGCTATGATTTGCTTGATTGGCTCATAGCAGAACTGAACGAAACCTCTCTTGCAGGTAGCTGTCCCAGTGTTCTTGGAGGTCCATTTCTTTGTGGCTGGGTCAAAGAAGTTCTCACCCCACAGCCTCTCCATCATCTTCACCTCATCAACACCAAACTTGGAGGCATACATCTTAGCAAAGTTTGTAAGGGTGAAAGCCCACCCATGCAAACCAGCAGAGAATGCAACAGTACCCTTCTCTGGGTACACTTGGACATCACCAAGGAGCACATCTTCATATGTTGCCATGATGACATTGGCATTTTCGATGACACGGGAGAAAGTCTGATATGCTTCCTCACCTTCAAACTGAAGCTCAAGGAAGCATCTGTCCATCTTGTTCACAGTAAGAACAGGCCTAATCCTCTCACCAAGAGCTTGGCGCAGCACAGTTTCAGTCTGCACACAGACACCCTCAATGCAGTCAACAACCACCAAAGCACCATCAGTGATACGAAGAGCAGCTGTGACTTCCGAAGAAAAGTCAACGTGGCCAGGTGAatcaataaggttgatcaggtattCATCTCCATCCCTGTCGCCCTTGTACATCTCAAGTGATTCAGGAGTCATCTGATAGAAAAGAGAGATACCCGTGGATTTGATTGTAATACCACGCTCTGCCTCATCTGCACGGGTATCAGTCATGCGAACATCCCCAGCAACTTCCTGGGCGATAATCCCAGCAGCTGCCACAAGGGAATCCGTAAGCGTAGACTTGCCTGCAAATATGTAAATAATATGTGAGAACAATGCACAAGCATCTGGTTTGACAGTTGAACACAACCTATATGAATAGAAAATTGAACATGTTAACTCATACAGTATAAGGCAGAAGTAGGACAGAGCAGTACAGTACTTTCAAACAATCAAGAAACAAAAGAAGGTACAAATAAGCTCAACAAGGTTTTTAGTAACATGGTTAAGCAAAATCTAGTGGGACATTGCAAACAAA is drawn from Triticum dicoccoides isolate Atlit2015 ecotype Zavitan chromosome 4A, WEW_v2.0, whole genome shotgun sequence and contains these coding sequences:
- the LOC119289489 gene encoding uncharacterized protein LOC119289489; protein product: MAPTMLSLWVSCASTCAVFSCGAFSLARSPVRHVMLLLWLLSRRSRLFLLPTLLRLIGMQPRPLMMLRWMLMISRYPLTQMLFLFTGMICLLTLSGATMMLERLRFSLRVSYPSLRLSSWVLVLLLRCGPIFVTDISHLVMLSTYLWCVRSMLCSRVTLLLMSSTPRALPSGVSLTLSRLWFVVLAAVVRLCGQTWSFIVSTSSYLAFAQSLSLGVLTCLLVVVFLFRRCLPSFVLRRHISGLLICLWFPLFLLPKLLCCLLTSLLHRSCPHLQGGVSPSFRRGSVVLAHLLWLLQQARSPRIRLSQEAERPEALFI
- the LOC119287590 gene encoding elongation factor 2-like, with the protein product MVKFTAEELRGIMDKKNNIRNMSVIAHVDHGKSTLTDSLVAAAGIIAQEVAGDVRMTDTRADEAERGITIKSTGISLFYQMTPESLEMYKGDRDGDEYLINLIDSPGHVDFSSEVTAALRITDGALVVVDCIEGVCVQTETVLRQALGERIRPVLTVNKMDRCFLELQFEGEEAYQTFSRVIENANVIMATYEDVLLGDVQVYPEKGTVAFSAGLHGWAFTLTNFAKMYASKFGVDEVKMMERLWGENFFDPATKKWTSKNTGTATCKRGFVQFCYEPIKQIIATCMNDQKDKLWPMLKKLGVTMKNDEKDLMGKALMKRVMQTWLPASRALLEMMIFHLPSPSKAQRYRVENLYEGPLDDIYANAIRNCDPEGPLMLYVSKMIPASDKGRFFAFGRVFAGRVATGMKVRIMGPNFVPGQKKDLYVKSVQRTVIWMGKKQESVEDVPCGNTVALVGLDQFITKNATLTNEKEVDACPIRAMKFSVSPVVRVAVQCKVASDLPKLVEGLKRLAKSDPMVLCTIEESGEHIIAGAGELHLEICLKDLQDDFMGGAEIIVSPPVVSFRETVLEKSCRTVMSKSPNKHNRLYMEARPLEEGLAEAIDDGRIGPRDDPKVRSKILSEEFGWDKDLAKKIWCFGPETTGPNMVVDMCKGVQYLNEIKDSVVAGFQWASKEGALCEENMRGICYEVCDVVLHTDAIHRGGGQVIPTARRVIYASQLTAKPRLLEPVYLVEIQAPENALGGIYGVLNQKRGHVFEEMQRQGTPLYNIKAYLPVIESFGFSSTLRAATSGQAFPQCVFDHWDIMASDPLDPGTQSATLVTEIRKRKGLKEQMTPLSDFEDKL